ttgtgtcgtctgcacgcttccgacaagaacgattacgtcacagctgccagtcattagcattgggaaaaaaacaacggtggagagcattgcacaatatcagccgttctaatggctctaaaagttttctaaagaactattaggatttgttgtttgcaaatcgtgggaaatatcctcagtttactgcaaatcaagaacagtttgcttagatttgtgcacttttcgctgtgtgaaattcacagtaatcgagatcaagtgaagctttctttgtttttgcgaaaaatgtgaaaaaggggaatgcgtgcataattcatacaattgatattcggaagtgttaaggaacatgtcagttgttttcgtattcacgacatccagttatgtctctgacattacccacccgcctttttgtctataaaatcaatggaaacaatttattactccaggaAGCCcgcagggtctaacattttcaaaaaatcatattttgtttttttttataatttattataatgaaacatttccagaatgttttgtcaagttttgaagtcaatcgaagtagaaatcttgggcatgtgcgtcgagatcttgcttcttcgcagaatgagatagacATAGATAatggtccataacttccagattctcgttccaataggcatgaaaatttcacagaatattcttgaaatgttttactattagAAAAtagtaaatgatttttcaaaagcgttagaccctacccgccccttaaatccaaactaatcgattaaatattacacgattatctgggttaataatcgattactcgattaattgatcgatattacgacatccctaattCCGTTCCGAGCATATTGAGTTTTGACAAACAGAAGTGTTTTTTTCTTGTAAGCAATATCATCAACGAAGATAATTCCAAACACCTAACAAATCAACAGTATGCAAAATAATGGACATCTTTCTAATAATGTTAGGGGATTCATCGAAACACCTGAATTGTTGAAGGATGGATTCGATTCTGGTTGTTGCATTGAAGTTTCACCGAGGTGAGCCTTACATTGTTTATGTAGCTCTAGTTATGAAGCTTTTCACATTTTCAGTGAAATAGAATCTTACCATGCTAAAAAGATCCTACTCATCAAGGAAGAACCATTAAACAATCCAGTAGCGTTTGCCTCGCCAGCGATAGATGTCCCAAAGCCACACCAATGTGAGATATGTGGTAAACAATTTACCCGTAAAAATTATTACGACAAACATGTCTTGAAGCATGGAAACGAAAAACCATTTAGTTGCGATCTTTGCAAAAAGAAGTTTACATGCAAAAGTGTCTTAAAAGCACATATGGTCATCCACACTGATGTCAAACCGTTTAAATGCACTATTTGCGGAAAAGATTTTGTTGCTAAACACTTTCTAACAGTACATATGTCTAGGCATACAGGTGAAAATCCATACAAATGCCCTGATTGCGAAAAAGACTATTCCCGTAAAGGCGACCTAAAACGACACATGTTAACCCACGGTACCTTACATCAACATAATTGTGATGTGTGTGGCAGAGGTTTCCATGATCGCTCAAATTTCAAGAATCACTTACGCATCCACACAGGAGAGCGACCGTTAAAATGCAGTATATGTGACAAAGGTTTCATTCGTCAGATCGATCTTGTGGATCACTTGCGCCTTCATACAGGTGAGCGACCAAACCAATGCAATGTGTGCAAAAAAGAGTTTACCACTAAACGAAATCTTAACCAACACATGTCTATTCATACGGGTGATTATCGGCATAAGTGTGATGTGTGTGGCAAAGGATTCACTACTAGCGAGTTTTTGAAAATGCACAAGAACATTCATACGGGTGAGCGTCCGTACAAGTGCACAGTATGCGAAAAAGGTTTCTCTAGTAAACGTGTTCTTACCCGACACATGTTTCTTCACGGAACTGAATATCAATACAAGTGCGATGTGTGTGGCAAAGGCTTCCATGATCTATCAAACTTTAAGGTCCACGAGCGCATTCATACCGGCGAACGACCGTTTAAATGCACTATATGTGGCAAAGATTACAACTGCCAAAGCCATCTTGTACAACACATGCGACGTCATACAGGCGAGCGGCCGTACTCGTGCACTATTTGCGGGAGAGATTTCATTGCTAAACACAATCTGACCGAACATATGTCCATTCATAATCATGATTACAAGCATACATGTGAAGTGTGTGGTAAAGGATTCATGTCCAGGTCACATTT
This genomic window from Malaya genurostris strain Urasoe2022 chromosome 1, Malgen_1.1, whole genome shotgun sequence contains:
- the LOC131426377 gene encoding zinc finger protein 501-like isoform X1; the encoded protein is MQNNGHLSNNVRGFIETPELLKDGFDSGCCIEVSPSEIESYHAKKILLIKEEPLNNPVAFASPAIDVPKPHQCEICGKQFTRKNYYDKHVLKHGNEKPFSCDLCKKKFTCKSVLKAHMVIHTDVKPFKCTICGKDFVAKHFLTVHMSRHTGENPYKCPDCEKDYSRKGDLKRHMLTHGTLHQHNCDVCGRGFHDRSNFKNHLRIHTGERPLKCSICDKGFIRQIDLVDHLRLHTGERPNQCNVCKKEFTTKRNLNQHMSIHTGDYRHKCDVCGKGFTTSEFLKMHKNIHTGERPYKCTVCEKGFSSKRVLTRHMFLHGTEYQYKCDVCGKGFHDLSNFKVHERIHTGERPFKCTICGKDYNCQSHLVQHMRRHTGERPYSCTICGRDFIAKHNLTEHMSIHNHDYKHTCEVCGKGFMSRSHLKGHANVHTRERPHES
- the LOC131426377 gene encoding zinc finger protein 501-like isoform X2, whose protein sequence is MDSILVVALKFHRESYHAKKILLIKEEPLNNPVAFASPAIDVPKPHQCEICGKQFTRKNYYDKHVLKHGNEKPFSCDLCKKKFTCKSVLKAHMVIHTDVKPFKCTICGKDFVAKHFLTVHMSRHTGENPYKCPDCEKDYSRKGDLKRHMLTHGTLHQHNCDVCGRGFHDRSNFKNHLRIHTGERPLKCSICDKGFIRQIDLVDHLRLHTGERPNQCNVCKKEFTTKRNLNQHMSIHTGDYRHKCDVCGKGFTTSEFLKMHKNIHTGERPYKCTVCEKGFSSKRVLTRHMFLHGTEYQYKCDVCGKGFHDLSNFKVHERIHTGERPFKCTICGKDYNCQSHLVQHMRRHTGERPYSCTICGRDFIAKHNLTEHMSIHNHDYKHTCEVCGKGFMSRSHLKGHANVHTRERPHES